DNA sequence from the Sulfurimonas sp. HSL3-7 genome:
AAGAAAAGTATATGATTCAGTGGTCTTCATAAAACAATCTTATAGACTATTCGTTTTGATTACTCTTAATGTTTTCAAAGTCATCAGGAATGAAGATGCTCTTAATAGCAGGATTCAAACAGATATATATTCTGTTTTACTCGCGAGATCGTGCGGGCAGGGGTGATATGATTTGTGGTTTATCGAGAAAAAAAGCTTCGGTTCTCAATTGATGTTCAAGTTGCCGTCGGTAAGTGTAAACTATTCATATTACTTTATCCAAAGAAAATATCCATTACAGGATATCTCTCTTTGGCATATCATCGACTCTGGTTTCGCACGAAAATTGTGAAAAGACAATATATTGTCTTTTTTTATTGATCTCCAAGCCGACGTCGGTACTTCGTACATCGACTCTGGTTTCGCTCGCCGAAAAGCCAAGCAGTTGGCTTTTCTCATTGGCGAGCTCACATCCAATCGATCAGTTTTGTTACTTCGTCGACGGCATAGCATTTGACGCCGTGGGTCTCTTTGGGCTTTTTGGCCAGAAGGACCTTGCTGATGTTGTGCATCTGCAGTTCGCGCAGCCGGGTGTCGACCTGAAAGACCTCCCGTATGTCACCGACAAGGGAGACCTCGCCGATGAAGACGGTCTCCTTGGAGATGGTGCGGTCTCTGAAAGAGCTGATGATGGCGGCGAGGACGGCGAGGTCGGCGGAGGTCTCATTGATCTTGATACCGCCGGCGATGTTGATAAAGACATCGTAGCCGTTGAGCGGGATCTCAAGCTTGCGCTCCAGCAGGGCAAGGAGCATGTTGAGACGGTTGTTGTCGAAACCGGTCGCCTGGCGTTTGGCGTTGGGCGCGTGCGAATCACTGACAAGGGCCTGCACCTCCAGGATGAGCGGGCGGGAGCCCTCCATCACGACGGTGAGGGCGGAGCCGGGCTGGGCCTTGCTCTGGTTGAAAAAGCGCGAGGAGATGTCTTTTGCCGAGACCAGCCCTTCGTTGCGCATCTCAAAGACACCGATCTCGTTGGTCGGCCCGAAACGGTTCTTGAAACCGCGGAGGATACGCAGCTCCTGGGAGCTGTCGCCTTCGAAATAGAGCACGGTGTCGACCATATGTTCCAGTACGCGCGGCCCGGCGATGGAACCCTCTTTGGTGATATGGCCGATGATGAA
Encoded proteins:
- the radA gene encoding DNA repair protein RadA; its protein translation is MAKKKVLFECQHCGMTSPKWMGKCTNCGAWDSLVELTEQQQEIVKLTSSSPTGKSKAQAIVEVTNTEITRYSSNDIELDLVLGGGVVPGSLTLIGGSPGVGKSTLLLKIGANIANSGKNTLYVTGEESEGQVKLRADRLNATAENLYLLSEIRLEQVLFELEQRDYEFLIIDSIQTMYSENITSAPGSVTQVRQITFDLMRIAKERGIAIFIIGHITKEGSIAGPRVLEHMVDTVLYFEGDSSQELRILRGFKNRFGPTNEIGVFEMRNEGLVSAKDISSRFFNQSKAQPGSALTVVMEGSRPLILEVQALVSDSHAPNAKRQATGFDNNRLNMLLALLERKLEIPLNGYDVFINIAGGIKINETSADLAVLAAIISSFRDRTISKETVFIGEVSLVGDIREVFQVDTRLRELQMHNISKVLLAKKPKETHGVKCYAVDEVTKLIDWM